One Kineosporia sp. NBRC 101731 genomic region harbors:
- a CDS encoding leucine-rich repeat domain-containing protein has translation MSNIRSFGPFRSWSGLPSTAALTAVASVLTALYLWHLQEFFLVMIVVMAAFGCAPALVAAVRAADGRAQDAWGRAAVPVGLAVFAGGVYLSWRWDVLSVLQYDFPLDQEVTNAAGLKAPVWVVLIGFALLLAGAAQSTGERVIGVAAVVVTAFSSGTFALALLGYSARSLHYYGGAIEKDLVAAAALEGCATLLFVAVAVRRGPQAPATRAPDDPVSRSLGVRLASTGISLALVAGAGVWAYHRFGERVIVTDLFEDPALAGCVATGLGLSHADDPTTEHDLENLFDLDCNGDRNTAGRIRRLEGIEHLPQLSSLDLRTNEISDLASLEYVPSLRSLTLTNNRVRDLTPLAGLTGLSNLGLSNNRIADLTPLAGLKGLTDLGLSGNRITDLTPLTGLTAVTEVDLSRNRITALDPLAGMSGLYRLTLRDNRVSDVKPLSGLPYLHMLNISGNRIRTASGLAGLKGIDELWLGGNPVRDLTPLTRLPALQGLDLEGNDPANLSGLADLRDQGVYVGGFA, from the coding sequence ATGTCGAACATCCGGTCCTTCGGTCCTTTCCGGTCATGGTCCGGCCTGCCGAGCACGGCGGCACTGACGGCCGTGGCCTCGGTGCTGACGGCGCTGTACCTGTGGCACCTCCAGGAGTTCTTCCTGGTCATGATCGTGGTGATGGCGGCCTTCGGCTGCGCGCCGGCGCTCGTCGCCGCGGTCCGGGCGGCGGACGGCCGGGCGCAGGACGCCTGGGGTCGGGCGGCTGTCCCGGTCGGACTGGCCGTGTTCGCGGGTGGCGTGTACCTGTCCTGGCGCTGGGACGTGCTGAGTGTGCTGCAGTACGACTTCCCGCTCGACCAGGAGGTCACGAACGCCGCCGGGCTGAAGGCTCCGGTCTGGGTCGTCCTCATCGGGTTCGCGTTGTTGCTGGCCGGTGCCGCCCAGAGCACGGGTGAACGGGTGATCGGTGTCGCGGCCGTCGTCGTCACCGCGTTCTCCTCCGGGACGTTCGCCCTGGCCCTGCTGGGATATTCGGCCCGGAGCCTGCACTACTACGGCGGTGCGATCGAGAAGGACCTGGTGGCCGCGGCCGCGCTGGAGGGATGCGCGACGCTGCTGTTCGTGGCCGTTGCGGTGCGGCGAGGACCCCAGGCGCCGGCCACCCGGGCACCGGACGACCCGGTGAGCCGGTCGCTCGGGGTGCGTCTGGCGTCCACCGGTATCAGCCTGGCCCTGGTGGCCGGGGCCGGCGTCTGGGCCTACCACCGGTTCGGCGAACGGGTGATCGTGACGGACCTGTTCGAGGACCCGGCCCTGGCCGGTTGTGTGGCGACGGGCCTCGGCCTGTCGCACGCGGACGACCCGACCACGGAACACGACCTGGAGAACCTCTTCGACCTCGACTGCAACGGTGACCGCAACACCGCCGGCCGGATCCGGAGGCTGGAGGGCATCGAGCACCTGCCGCAGCTCAGCTCGCTGGACCTGCGCACCAACGAGATCAGCGACCTGGCCTCCCTGGAGTACGTGCCGTCGCTGAGGAGTCTGACGCTGACCAACAACCGCGTGCGTGATCTGACCCCGCTGGCCGGGCTGACCGGCCTGAGCAATCTGGGTCTGTCCAACAACCGGATCGCCGACCTGACCCCGCTCGCCGGGCTGAAAGGGCTCACCGATCTGGGCCTGTCCGGTAACCGGATCACCGATCTGACCCCTCTGACGGGCCTGACCGCCGTGACCGAGGTCGACCTGAGCCGTAACCGGATCACCGCGCTCGACCCCCTGGCCGGGATGAGCGGCCTGTACCGCCTGACGCTGCGGGACAACCGGGTCAGCGACGTGAAACCCCTGTCCGGGCTGCCCTACCTGCACATGCTGAACATCTCCGGGAACCGGATCCGCACCGCGTCCGGGCTGGCCGGCCTGAAGGGCATCGACGAACTCTGGCTCGGCGGGAACCCGGTGCGCGACCTGACCCCGCTGACCCGCCTGCCCGCCCTGCAAGGACTGGACCTGGAGGGCAACGACCCGGCGAACCTGTCCGGACTCGCCGACCTCAGGGACCAGGGCGTCTACGTCGGCGGTTTCGCCTAG
- a CDS encoding SCO4226 family nickel-binding protein, with product MAKFMDVHDGFVGVTQVQLEEAHRRDLENEGAEGVHFEKAWLDPESGKVFCLSTGPSKEAVARVHERSGHPTTQIYELPVEVD from the coding sequence ATGGCGAAGTTCATGGACGTGCACGACGGGTTCGTCGGTGTCACCCAGGTACAGCTCGAGGAGGCGCACCGGCGGGACCTGGAGAACGAGGGGGCCGAGGGAGTGCACTTCGAGAAGGCCTGGCTGGACCCGGAGTCGGGAAAAGTCTTCTGCCTGTCCACCGGGCCCTCGAAGGAGGCGGTGGCCCGGGTCCACGAGCGGTCAGGTCACCCCACCACGCAGATCTACGAACTGCCGGTCGAGGTCGACTGA
- a CDS encoding LuxR family transcriptional regulator → MRFIGRVTYPGTLPFRDVPFGLAHHLTQDAATEVGGAVAGVVTSPVLVGRDEFLALTGRRLVQAASGSGELLLVAGEAGIGKTRFLGAVARQARSLGFTVSTGAAFPGDSASSAGLLLDLAADLGEPTGLGRRLADRLAAITDDPARSGDAHHRRRMLVQDLVGLLLALREGGPRLIVLEDLHWADAVSLDVIGRLAPRLSSGSLLIAAAYRSDELYPSRPLRELRARLVVQRLAEEIRLPRLSLPEVSVLTGAVLGGPVPGQTVQALHTRSDGIPLHVEELLAAATTAGPPMYELHEVQEVAVPDTLAEAVLSRVRHLAPVTREVVRAAAVIGRSFDFDLLALITGLPDDEVAAALRELREAYLVLPGPDATTFDFRHALIRDALYADTDLPVRRRLHEQAARAAAGRGYRGAVVSAHFEHAGQAAPAHAHALAAAREATALSAHREALELYRRAARNAPDDLDVTARVALLSALGAEAAAVDENAEAAAAYTSAHALALESGDVRTAAALVPGMVAVGHLLGEPLRERVSRLRAATDLLDRAGIEATTERRALRSATAAAFMLDRRLDEAIDEGRGSAGSGPDTGSDSSIDAGPDSDDDVALNTSITLGSVLVFAGRPAEGWSLLEKGVRQARSARREAEAARGYRMLATTASVVVEYDRADHWLAEGVTYAGTVDLWNHRHYLAAHQGHVGWATGDWARAEATARQALADGRGGITTRITAQYVLGYLAFGRGEAGTADALLREALEAGRDMAELQRFSPPLWGLAEAARCRGDHDQAARLCEEGFHASAEVTDAAYLFPFLLTGVRAHLATGDLDAAGDFAARTGAVLRSRSIPGTLPALVHAEGLLLAAQATQTTQTARADLAGARARLEKAVHAWSDRRRFWESCWGKLDLADVCFRMRRRAEANRYLDEVRAQAGAAGATVLLTAAGRLTPVTSRTPWHPLTAREFEVARLIADGLTNRQIAEHLVLAPKTVSAHVEHILAKLGAARRTEIASWTAGVNPRPRS, encoded by the coding sequence GTGCGGTTCATCGGTCGGGTGACCTATCCGGGCACGCTGCCCTTTCGGGACGTCCCTTTCGGGCTGGCCCATCATCTGACGCAGGACGCGGCGACGGAGGTAGGGGGTGCGGTGGCAGGCGTGGTGACGTCTCCGGTTCTGGTGGGGCGGGACGAGTTCCTCGCCCTGACCGGACGACGACTCGTGCAAGCCGCCTCCGGCAGTGGCGAGCTGCTGCTGGTCGCCGGGGAGGCCGGGATCGGCAAGACCCGTTTCCTCGGGGCCGTGGCCCGCCAGGCCCGCTCCCTGGGGTTCACCGTGTCGACGGGGGCCGCGTTCCCCGGTGACAGTGCCTCGTCCGCCGGGCTGCTCCTGGATCTGGCCGCCGATCTCGGGGAACCGACCGGCCTGGGGCGGCGGCTGGCCGATCGGCTGGCCGCGATCACCGACGACCCGGCCCGGTCCGGCGACGCCCATCACCGGCGCCGGATGCTGGTGCAGGACCTGGTCGGCCTGCTGCTGGCGCTGCGGGAGGGTGGCCCCCGGCTGATCGTGCTGGAAGACCTGCACTGGGCCGATGCCGTCAGCCTCGACGTGATCGGCCGGCTCGCTCCCCGACTGTCCTCCGGATCCCTGTTGATCGCGGCGGCCTACCGGAGCGACGAGCTCTACCCGAGCCGGCCCCTGCGCGAACTGCGGGCCCGCCTGGTCGTACAGCGCCTGGCCGAGGAGATCCGGCTGCCCCGTCTGAGTCTGCCGGAGGTCTCGGTCCTGACCGGCGCGGTGCTGGGCGGGCCGGTGCCCGGGCAGACCGTGCAGGCCCTGCACACCCGCAGCGACGGTATTCCGCTGCACGTGGAGGAACTGCTCGCCGCGGCCACCACTGCCGGCCCTCCGATGTATGAGCTGCACGAGGTACAGGAGGTCGCCGTACCCGACACGCTCGCCGAAGCCGTCCTGAGCCGGGTCCGGCACCTGGCGCCGGTCACCCGCGAGGTGGTGCGGGCGGCGGCGGTCATCGGCCGCTCGTTCGACTTCGACCTGCTGGCCCTGATCACCGGCCTTCCCGACGACGAGGTGGCCGCCGCGCTGCGCGAATTACGCGAGGCGTACCTGGTGCTGCCGGGCCCGGACGCCACCACGTTCGACTTCCGGCACGCCCTGATCCGCGACGCGCTCTACGCCGACACCGACCTGCCCGTGCGGCGCCGGCTGCACGAACAGGCGGCGCGGGCGGCGGCGGGCCGCGGCTATCGGGGTGCGGTGGTGTCAGCACATTTCGAGCACGCGGGACAGGCGGCCCCGGCCCACGCCCACGCCCTGGCCGCGGCCCGGGAGGCAACCGCCCTGTCCGCGCACCGCGAGGCTCTGGAGCTGTACCGCCGCGCCGCCCGTAACGCCCCCGACGACCTCGATGTCACCGCCCGGGTCGCCCTGTTGTCCGCCCTCGGCGCCGAGGCCGCGGCCGTGGACGAGAACGCCGAGGCAGCGGCCGCCTACACCTCCGCACACGCCCTGGCCCTCGAGTCCGGCGACGTGCGCACGGCGGCCGCCCTGGTGCCGGGAATGGTCGCGGTCGGGCACCTGCTCGGGGAACCGTTGCGCGAGCGTGTCTCCCGACTGCGCGCCGCCACGGATCTGCTCGACCGGGCCGGGATCGAGGCCACGACCGAGAGACGCGCCCTGCGATCGGCCACCGCAGCCGCCTTCATGCTGGACCGGCGTCTGGACGAGGCGATCGACGAGGGCCGGGGCAGCGCGGGCTCCGGCCCTGACACCGGCTCTGACTCCAGCATTGACGCTGGCCCTGACTCCGATGACGATGTGGCGCTGAACACCAGCATCACGCTCGGCTCGGTGCTGGTGTTCGCCGGGCGCCCGGCGGAGGGTTGGTCGCTGCTCGAGAAAGGCGTCCGGCAGGCCCGATCTGCCCGCCGGGAGGCCGAGGCGGCCCGGGGCTACCGGATGCTGGCCACCACGGCGTCGGTGGTGGTCGAGTACGACCGCGCCGACCACTGGCTCGCCGAGGGCGTCACCTACGCGGGCACCGTCGATCTGTGGAACCACCGGCACTATCTCGCCGCGCACCAGGGTCACGTCGGCTGGGCCACCGGCGACTGGGCCCGGGCCGAGGCGACGGCCCGCCAGGCACTGGCCGACGGCCGGGGTGGCATCACCACCCGGATCACGGCCCAGTACGTGCTCGGGTACCTGGCCTTCGGCCGTGGCGAGGCCGGCACCGCCGATGCCCTGTTGCGCGAGGCTCTGGAGGCCGGGCGGGACATGGCCGAACTGCAGCGCTTCTCACCGCCGCTGTGGGGGCTGGCCGAGGCAGCCCGCTGCCGGGGGGACCACGATCAGGCCGCGCGCCTGTGCGAGGAGGGTTTTCATGCCTCGGCCGAGGTAACCGACGCCGCTTATCTCTTCCCGTTCCTGCTCACCGGGGTCCGGGCCCATCTGGCCACCGGCGACCTCGATGCGGCCGGCGATTTCGCCGCCCGGACCGGCGCGGTGCTGCGGTCGCGATCGATCCCCGGCACACTACCGGCCCTCGTTCACGCCGAAGGCCTCCTCCTGGCGGCACAGGCTACACAGACCACACAGACCGCCCGGGCTGATCTGGCCGGTGCGCGGGCCCGGCTCGAAAAGGCCGTGCACGCCTGGTCGGATCGCCGACGGTTCTGGGAATCCTGCTGGGGCAAATTGGATCTCGCCGATGTCTGCTTCCGGATGCGCCGTCGGGCCGAGGCGAACCGGTACCTGGACGAGGTCCGCGCCCAGGCCGGTGCAGCGGGGGCCACGGTGCTGCTGACGGCGGCCGGCCGCCTGACCCCAGTCACCTCCCGAACTCCCTGGCACCCCCTGACCGCCAGGGAGTTCGAGGTGGCCCGGCTGATCGCGGACGGGCTCACCAACCGGCAGATCGCCGAGCACCTGGTACTCGCCCCGAAGACCGTCTCGGCCCACGTCGAGCACATCCTGGCCAAGCTGGGAGCCGCCCGTCGCACCGAGATTGCCTCCTGGACGGCCGGAGTCAATCCCCGTCCCCGTTCGTGA
- a CDS encoding alpha-L-arabinofuranosidase B, which translates to MRTRSVLRPALLLASAALLALAGLALPTTGAQAAGTGPCDLYASGGTACVAAHSTTRALYGAYNGALYQVKRASDGTTRDISPLAAGGVANAASQDTFCAGTTCLITKIYDQSGRGNHLTQAPPGGFQGPDVNGYDNLAGADAAPVTVGGQKAYGVFVSPGTGYRNNSTSGIATGDAAEGMYAVIDGTHYNGGCCFDYGNAETNSLDTGNGHMEAIYFGNSTGWGSGAGSGPWIMADLENGLFSGQSAGNNAGDPTITHRFVTAVVKGKANQWAIRGGNAQSGALSTYYEGARPTAAGYNPMHKEGAIILGIGGDNSVSAQGTFYEGVMTTGYPTAATENAVQANIAAAGYATTAITSGPKPTVGSAVSLRATTSGATDRYLSHAGASVSLAQVSSSSAAAARGQATWTVRAGLANSECVSFESRDTAGSYLRHSDFQLGLAANNGSALFAQDATFCQQTGKNGQGTTFRSFNYRTRDIRHYNYNVYLASNGGVHTFDAASLWPDDVSWVVATGLAP; encoded by the coding sequence ATGCGAACACGCTCAGTCTTGAGGCCTGCCCTCCTGCTGGCCTCCGCCGCCCTGCTGGCCCTGGCCGGTCTGGCCCTGCCCACGACGGGGGCCCAGGCCGCCGGCACCGGCCCGTGTGACCTCTATGCCTCGGGCGGCACCGCCTGCGTCGCCGCGCACAGCACCACCCGGGCTCTCTACGGCGCCTACAACGGTGCTCTCTACCAGGTGAAACGGGCCTCCGACGGCACCACTCGCGACATCTCCCCGCTGGCCGCGGGCGGGGTGGCGAACGCCGCCTCTCAAGACACCTTCTGTGCGGGCACCACCTGCCTGATCACGAAGATCTACGACCAGTCCGGACGCGGTAACCACCTCACCCAGGCGCCTCCGGGCGGGTTCCAGGGCCCCGACGTCAACGGGTACGACAACCTGGCCGGGGCCGACGCGGCCCCGGTGACCGTCGGGGGCCAGAAGGCCTACGGCGTCTTCGTGTCACCGGGCACGGGCTACCGGAACAACAGCACCAGCGGTATCGCCACCGGTGATGCGGCCGAAGGCATGTACGCGGTGATCGACGGCACCCACTACAACGGTGGCTGCTGCTTCGACTACGGCAATGCCGAGACCAACAGCCTGGACACCGGCAACGGGCACATGGAGGCCATCTACTTCGGCAACAGCACCGGCTGGGGTTCCGGTGCCGGCAGCGGCCCCTGGATCATGGCCGACCTCGAGAACGGCCTGTTCTCCGGCCAGTCGGCGGGCAACAACGCCGGCGACCCGACCATCACCCACCGGTTCGTCACGGCCGTGGTCAAGGGCAAGGCGAACCAGTGGGCGATCCGGGGCGGCAACGCCCAGTCCGGCGCCCTGTCCACCTATTACGAGGGCGCCCGGCCCACCGCGGCCGGGTACAACCCGATGCACAAGGAGGGCGCGATCATCCTCGGGATCGGCGGTGACAACAGCGTCTCGGCCCAGGGCACCTTCTACGAGGGGGTGATGACGACGGGTTATCCGACGGCTGCGACCGAGAACGCGGTGCAGGCCAACATCGCGGCCGCCGGCTACGCCACCACGGCAATCACCAGCGGCCCGAAACCCACGGTCGGATCGGCAGTATCGCTGCGGGCCACCACCTCCGGCGCCACCGACCGCTACCTCTCGCACGCAGGCGCCTCGGTGTCGCTCGCCCAGGTGAGTTCTTCCAGCGCCGCCGCCGCGCGGGGTCAGGCCACCTGGACCGTGCGGGCCGGTCTGGCCAACAGCGAGTGCGTCTCGTTCGAGTCCAGGGACACGGCGGGAAGCTATCTGCGGCACTCGGACTTCCAGCTGGGTCTGGCTGCCAACAACGGCAGCGCGCTCTTCGCCCAGGACGCGACGTTCTGCCAGCAGACCGGTAAGAACGGCCAGGGCACCACGTTCCGGTCGTTCAACTACCGCACGCGCGACATCCGCCACTACAACTACAACGTCTATCTGGCGAGCAACGGCGGGGTGCACACCTTCGACGCCGCGTCGCTGTGGCCGGACGACGTGAGCTGGGTGGTGGCCACCGGACTGGCTCCGTAG
- a CDS encoding Lrp/AsnC family transcriptional regulator: MFILDDTDRRILRALDQDQRATVAKLAMDLGLARGTVHTRLDRLAAGGALRANSTRVAPARVGLPMRAMVTAGVEQSEFEGLLADLSKIPEVIECLGISGEADLMIQVAARDPDHLYSITQQLMRCRGIRRTSTSIVLRELLPYRMEHLLE; the protein is encoded by the coding sequence GTGTTCATTCTCGACGACACGGACCGTCGCATTCTTCGCGCTCTGGACCAGGATCAGCGGGCCACCGTGGCCAAGCTCGCCATGGATCTGGGGCTGGCCCGGGGCACCGTGCACACCCGTCTGGACAGGCTCGCCGCCGGCGGTGCGCTGCGGGCCAACTCCACACGCGTGGCGCCGGCCCGGGTAGGGCTGCCGATGCGGGCGATGGTGACGGCGGGGGTCGAGCAGAGCGAGTTCGAGGGTCTGCTGGCCGACCTCTCGAAGATTCCGGAGGTGATCGAGTGCCTGGGCATCTCCGGCGAGGCCGACCTGATGATCCAGGTCGCGGCGCGCGACCCCGACCACCTCTACTCGATCACCCAGCAACTCATGCGGTGCCGGGGGATCCGCCGCACGTCCACGTCCATCGTTCTGCGCGAACTACTGCCGTACCGCATGGAGCACCTGCTCGAATAG
- a CDS encoding thiamine pyrophosphate-binding protein, which produces MTSTTARPNVSVGGYLARRLEQLGLEHLFGLPGDFNLALLDEMLATTNLNWVGSSNELNAGYAADGYARLRRGPAAFVTTFGVGELSAVNALAGSYAEDVPVVHIVGLPSTTVINNGTLVHHSLADGDFGHFVRMASEVTATAVVVRTQNAATAIDQALLTAVGSSKPVYLGIPADVALAPVSAMPLTRPLRVLRSDPAAAEDFRDALTEFLGGAAEVTVLAGPRLYRRQLEQRIRAIAAQNGVRIATQSASKALLDESHPANLGVYAGAFTHNAETRRRIDEASPLVLSGVVLTDFLTGSFTHGFDPDQAVDLQLDHARIAGNAFYGLYLEESLRILEEVLEARDPRPEPLPRRPVPASCAHKAATPQGQLTHADLWPLLQDHLAPGTLLVAEAGTSFYGALEMTLPDGCDLLGQPVWSSIGYTLPATVGAMLAEPVRETVLVIGDGSAQLTIQELGRLLALGLKPTILLINNNGYTVERAIRSPEAAYQDIVAWNWTSLPAALGAPTTPVYRVDTPAGLVEVLEKVRADTDQAALVEVILPRDDAPESLLHIARSVR; this is translated from the coding sequence ATGACGTCCACGACTGCACGGCCCAATGTCAGCGTCGGCGGCTATCTCGCCCGCCGCCTGGAACAGCTCGGGCTGGAGCACCTGTTCGGACTGCCCGGCGACTTCAACCTGGCCCTGCTCGACGAGATGCTCGCCACGACGAACCTGAACTGGGTGGGCTCGAGCAATGAGCTGAACGCCGGCTACGCCGCGGACGGCTACGCGCGCCTGCGCCGGGGCCCGGCCGCCTTCGTCACCACGTTCGGCGTCGGGGAACTGTCCGCCGTCAACGCCCTGGCCGGCAGTTACGCCGAGGACGTGCCGGTCGTGCACATCGTCGGACTGCCCTCGACCACGGTCATCAACAACGGCACGCTGGTGCACCACTCCCTGGCTGACGGCGACTTCGGGCACTTCGTGCGGATGGCCTCGGAGGTCACCGCCACCGCCGTCGTCGTGCGCACCCAAAACGCGGCCACCGCCATCGACCAGGCCCTGCTGACCGCCGTCGGCTCGTCCAAACCCGTCTACCTGGGTATCCCCGCCGATGTCGCGCTCGCCCCGGTCTCCGCCATGCCCCTGACCCGGCCCCTGCGCGTCCTGCGCAGCGACCCGGCGGCCGCCGAGGACTTCCGCGACGCGCTCACCGAGTTCCTCGGTGGCGCAGCCGAAGTCACCGTGCTGGCCGGCCCCCGCCTGTACCGGAGGCAGTTGGAGCAGCGCATCCGGGCGATCGCCGCCCAGAACGGCGTGCGCATCGCCACCCAGTCGGCATCCAAAGCCCTTCTCGACGAATCACATCCGGCCAACCTCGGGGTCTATGCCGGCGCCTTCACCCACAACGCCGAGACCCGCCGGCGCATCGACGAGGCCTCTCCCCTGGTGCTCTCGGGCGTCGTCCTCACCGACTTCCTGACCGGATCGTTCACCCACGGCTTCGACCCCGACCAGGCCGTCGACCTCCAGCTCGATCACGCACGCATCGCCGGGAACGCCTTCTACGGGCTGTATCTGGAAGAGTCGCTGCGCATCCTGGAAGAGGTGCTGGAAGCCCGCGACCCCCGCCCGGAACCCCTGCCGCGCCGCCCGGTGCCCGCGTCCTGCGCCCACAAAGCGGCCACCCCGCAGGGACAACTCACCCACGCCGACCTGTGGCCCCTGCTGCAGGACCACCTGGCACCCGGCACCCTGCTGGTCGCCGAAGCCGGCACGTCCTTCTACGGCGCCCTGGAGATGACCCTCCCCGACGGCTGCGACCTGCTCGGCCAGCCCGTCTGGTCGTCCATCGGCTACACCCTGCCCGCCACCGTCGGCGCGATGCTGGCCGAACCCGTCCGCGAGACCGTGCTGGTCATCGGTGACGGCTCGGCCCAGCTGACCATCCAGGAACTCGGCCGGCTGCTGGCCCTGGGCCTGAAACCGACCATCCTGCTGATCAACAACAACGGCTACACGGTCGAGCGCGCCATCCGCAGCCCCGAGGCCGCCTACCAGGACATCGTCGCGTGGAACTGGACCAGCCTGCCCGCCGCCCTGGGCGCCCCGACCACCCCGGTCTACCGGGTCGACACCCCGGCCGGCCTGGTCGAGGTGCTCGAGAAGGTGCGCGCCGACACCGATCAGGCCGCCCTGGTGGAGGTCATCCTCCCCCGCGACGACGCCCCGGAGTCGTTGCTGCACATCGCCCGCTCGGTGCGCTGA